The following coding sequences lie in one Maribacter forsetii DSM 18668 genomic window:
- the hemN gene encoding oxygen-independent coproporphyrinogen III oxidase — protein MCSLVQKYNVPGPRYTSYPTVPFWDINTFSGKKWEETVKKSFHASNSETGISLYIHLPFCESMCTFCGCHKRITKRHDVELPYIASVLKEWQLYSAMFDEKPIIKELHLGGGTPTFFHPENLKYLIDGIVRLANKAEDAEFSFEGHPNNTTKEHLQAFYDVGFRRVSFGVQDYNETVQKAIHRIQPFMNVKNVTEWSREIGYESVSHDIIFGLPHQKLEHVINTIEKTKELKPDRIAFYSYAHVPWLAGNGQRGYNDADLPAGEEKRKQYEVGKELLLKSGYHEIGMDHFALESDALFKAMKNGKLHRNFMGYTSSNTHLMIGLGASSISDSWYGFAQNVKNVEEYQNLVENNVIPLYRGHILTEEDQIIRRHILNLMCQFKTSWSAYKLHLPQMQDILDRLKELEDDGIVEIMEGSLTITEKGRPFVRNVCMAFDVPLQKKKPDTKLFSMTV, from the coding sequence ATGTGTTCGCTTGTTCAAAAATATAATGTACCGGGACCTAGATATACTAGTTACCCTACAGTTCCCTTTTGGGATATCAATACCTTCTCAGGTAAGAAATGGGAAGAAACGGTCAAGAAAAGTTTCCATGCCAGCAATTCTGAAACAGGCATTAGTCTATACATACATTTACCATTTTGTGAAAGTATGTGTACGTTCTGCGGATGTCATAAACGCATAACAAAACGGCACGATGTAGAATTACCTTATATAGCATCCGTTTTAAAAGAATGGCAGTTATACAGTGCCATGTTCGATGAAAAACCGATAATAAAAGAGTTGCATTTAGGAGGCGGAACACCAACGTTCTTTCATCCAGAGAACTTAAAATATTTGATAGACGGTATAGTAAGATTAGCAAACAAAGCAGAAGATGCCGAATTTAGTTTTGAAGGTCATCCGAATAATACCACTAAAGAGCATTTACAGGCATTTTATGATGTAGGTTTTAGAAGAGTAAGTTTTGGTGTTCAAGATTATAATGAAACCGTACAGAAGGCAATTCATAGAATACAACCCTTTATGAATGTAAAGAATGTAACAGAATGGTCTAGGGAAATAGGCTATGAGTCTGTGAGCCATGATATTATATTCGGGCTTCCACACCAGAAACTGGAGCATGTAATAAATACGATAGAAAAGACGAAGGAATTAAAACCAGATCGAATCGCCTTTTATAGTTACGCACATGTACCATGGTTGGCCGGTAATGGTCAAAGGGGCTACAATGATGCAGATTTACCCGCAGGAGAGGAGAAAAGAAAACAGTATGAAGTTGGTAAGGAACTATTATTAAAAAGTGGTTACCATGAAATAGGAATGGATCATTTTGCACTAGAGAGTGACGCACTATTTAAGGCTATGAAAAACGGGAAACTTCATAGAAATTTTATGGGCTATACAAGTTCTAATACCCACTTAATGATAGGGTTGGGAGCTTCAAGTATCAGTGATAGTTGGTACGGCTTTGCACAAAATGTAAAGAATGTAGAAGAATATCAGAACTTAGTAGAGAATAATGTTATCCCTTTGTATAGAGGTCATATTTTAACGGAAGAAGATCAAATAATTAGAAGGCATATCTTAAATTTAATGTGCCAGTTCAAAACATCATGGAGTGCGTATAAGTTACATCTACCACAGATGCAAGACATTTTGGATCGACTTAAAGAATTGGAAGATGATGGCATTGTTGAAATTATGGAGGGTAGTTTAACCATTACAGAAAAGGGGAGACCATTTGTACGTAATGTTTGTATGGCTTTTGATGTGCCCTTACAGAAGAAAAAACCGGATACTAAATTGTTTTCAATGACAGTTTAA
- a CDS encoding universal stress protein, giving the protein MKKIIVLTDFSEQSEYALKAAADLAKKHDVELFVVHMLELNQAILPSPDGIYIEQTVFLVKLAEKNLTEFLQKPYLDGVKVTPVIKHYKVYSELDVIAKEHDADLIVMGSNGASGFEEFLIGSNAEKVVRNATVPVLVIKGEIKDLSIGRFVFACDFNDDNLPAFQKAREFADMLNAKMEVVFINTPNDAFLSNRDAYQKINKFLSKANAAVQVEIYNDYSVEQGILNYGNTILADAIAMPTHGRKGISHLFNGSIGEDVVNHARIPVITFKI; this is encoded by the coding sequence ATGAAAAAAATAATTGTACTTACAGATTTTTCAGAACAATCAGAATATGCATTAAAAGCTGCTGCTGATTTAGCTAAGAAACATGATGTAGAACTTTTTGTAGTTCATATGTTAGAGTTGAATCAAGCTATATTACCATCACCAGATGGCATCTATATAGAACAGACCGTATTTTTGGTAAAACTGGCAGAAAAAAACCTGACCGAGTTTTTACAAAAACCATATTTAGATGGTGTTAAAGTAACTCCGGTTATTAAACATTACAAAGTATATAGCGAGTTAGATGTTATAGCCAAAGAACATGATGCAGATTTAATTGTAATGGGTTCTAATGGCGCAAGCGGATTTGAAGAGTTTTTAATTGGATCAAATGCCGAGAAAGTAGTTAGAAATGCAACGGTACCTGTGTTAGTTATTAAGGGTGAGATAAAAGATTTAAGTATTGGTCGCTTTGTTTTTGCATGCGACTTTAATGATGATAATTTACCAGCATTTCAAAAAGCTCGAGAATTTGCCGATATGCTCAATGCAAAAATGGAAGTGGTATTCATTAACACACCTAATGATGCGTTCTTGAGCAATAGAGATGCCTATCAGAAAATAAATAAATTTTTATCGAAGGCGAATGCAGCTGTACAGGTGGAAATTTATAACGATTACAGCGTTGAGCAAGGTATACTAAATTATGGTAATACTATTTTGGCAGATGCTATTGCTATGCCAACCCATGGTCGTAAAGGGATATCTCACTTATTCAATGGCAGTATAGGTGAAGATGTAGTCAACCATGCTAGAATTCCTGTAATTACTTTTAAGATATAG
- a CDS encoding cbb3-type cytochrome c oxidase N-terminal domain-containing protein, translated as MKNNTAWWLRITVAFFLVVVLMEVYIDSGDQPAFLVYPTLMFGFMALILLLLIAIAFIVQAIENVLYNTLDEEAKVRYLAQKEQKWEWTWGKRMYSKMLGSKPIEAEGEIILDHNYDGIRELDNNLPPWWVYLFYASIVFGVVYLARFHVFNDYDQDLEYEQEVAAAQLEIEAYKKTAKGLVDANTVELLTDASDISAGKGIFEGNCVACHMADGGGGIGPNLTDQNWILGGGIKNVFNTISEGGRDGKGMIAWKQNLKPAEIAQVASYVLSFQGTTPANPKAPEGDIWVDPNAPAQEAPVETDATEVVIDSAAVTMN; from the coding sequence ATGAAAAACAATACAGCCTGGTGGTTAAGAATAACTGTGGCCTTTTTCCTGGTCGTAGTACTTATGGAAGTTTACATTGATAGTGGAGATCAACCTGCCTTTTTGGTATATCCTACTTTAATGTTCGGTTTTATGGCACTTATCCTATTGCTATTAATTGCCATAGCTTTTATAGTACAAGCAATAGAGAATGTACTTTATAACACCCTAGATGAAGAAGCCAAAGTAAGGTACTTGGCACAGAAAGAGCAAAAGTGGGAATGGACCTGGGGCAAAAGAATGTACAGCAAAATGCTGGGCAGTAAACCCATAGAAGCCGAAGGTGAAATTATTCTTGACCACAATTATGATGGTATACGTGAGCTTGACAATAATTTACCGCCTTGGTGGGTGTATTTGTTCTATGCTTCTATCGTTTTCGGTGTCGTATACCTAGCTCGTTTTCACGTGTTTAATGATTATGACCAAGACCTGGAATATGAACAAGAAGTTGCCGCTGCTCAATTAGAAATTGAAGCCTACAAAAAAACGGCTAAAGGGCTTGTTGATGCCAATACTGTTGAGTTGCTGACCGACGCTTCTGATATTAGTGCCGGTAAAGGCATTTTCGAAGGTAACTGTGTTGCTTGCCACATGGCAGACGGCGGTGGCGGTATTGGTCCTAACCTTACCGACCAAAACTGGATTCTTGGCGGAGGTATTAAAAACGTCTTCAATACTATATCTGAAGGTGGTCGTGACGGTAAAGGTATGATTGCATGGAAACAGAACTTAAAACCCGCAGAAATTGCACAGGTGGCTAGTTATGTGTTGAGTTTTCAAGGTACTACGCCTGCAAATCCTAAAGCTCCTGAAGGTGATATATGGGTAGACCCAAATGCTCCTGCACAAGAAGCTCCCGTTGAGACAGATGCTACTGAGGTGGTTATTGATTCTGCAGCGGTGACGATGAACTGA
- a CDS encoding Crp/Fnr family transcriptional regulator: MIQDLTAEYGKIFEAELINEIVQVGTFKEVPEGFKLMEIGDFVRGMPLLISGAIKILREDEDGDELLLYYLEKGDTCSMTMACCMGDNKSEIRAIAETDAKLIMVPIQKMEEWTAKYKSWRNFVFNSYHLRLNELLSTLDNIAFQKMDERLIGYLKEKARVTKDNIIHSTHQEIAYDLHSSRVVISRLLKKLEEMGKIKLHRNYLEILDL, encoded by the coding sequence ATGATCCAAGATCTTACTGCCGAATATGGAAAAATATTTGAAGCTGAACTTATCAATGAAATTGTTCAGGTAGGCACTTTTAAAGAAGTTCCGGAAGGTTTTAAACTTATGGAAATAGGCGATTTTGTTAGAGGTATGCCTTTGCTGATTTCAGGGGCTATCAAGATTTTACGGGAAGATGAAGACGGTGATGAACTGTTACTATACTATCTTGAAAAAGGAGATACCTGTTCTATGACCATGGCCTGTTGTATGGGCGATAATAAAAGTGAAATTAGAGCTATTGCCGAAACCGATGCCAAATTGATTATGGTGCCCATTCAAAAAATGGAAGAATGGACCGCCAAATACAAATCATGGAGGAATTTCGTTTTTAACAGCTACCATCTTCGGCTAAACGAACTTTTGAGCACCTTGGATAATATTGCTTTTCAAAAGATGGATGAACGCTTAATCGGTTATCTAAAGGAAAAGGCCAGAGTGACAAAAGACAATATTATTCACAGCACCCACCAAGAAATTGCCTATGACCTACACAGCTCTAGAGTCGTAATTTCTAGACTTTTAAAAAAATTAGAGGAAATGGGAAAAATAAAACTTCACCGTAATTATTTAGAAATTTTAGATTTATAA
- a CDS encoding sulfite exporter TauE/SafE family protein yields the protein MLLSALILGLMGSLHCVGMCGPIAFMLPVDRTNNYKKFGQIFIYHFGRLLAYGIIGLVFGLLGKGLSIFGIQQKLSIAIGIIMILIVLIPYQTFNKYNLSKPIYKIISKVKNQLGKELKKKSPDTFLTIGFLNGFLPCGLVYMALFGSIAMGNALQGSLYMVLFGVGTLPLMTAAIYFSNLLKGGIRQNVQRAIPVFVIIIGALFILRGLGLGIPYISPAPITQLVTSAIECHN from the coding sequence ATGTTATTATCTGCCCTCATATTAGGTCTTATGGGAAGTTTACACTGCGTAGGCATGTGCGGACCCATTGCTTTTATGCTTCCGGTAGATAGAACAAATAACTACAAGAAATTCGGTCAAATATTTATCTATCATTTTGGTCGCTTACTTGCTTACGGAATAATAGGTCTTGTTTTCGGACTGCTAGGAAAGGGATTATCCATCTTTGGAATACAACAGAAACTTTCTATCGCTATTGGTATTATAATGATTCTGATTGTTTTAATTCCGTATCAAACTTTCAACAAATACAACCTGTCAAAACCTATTTACAAAATCATATCAAAAGTTAAGAACCAACTAGGTAAAGAGCTGAAAAAGAAATCGCCCGACACATTTTTAACCATAGGTTTCTTAAACGGTTTTCTTCCCTGCGGATTGGTTTACATGGCACTTTTTGGCTCCATTGCTATGGGTAATGCTCTGCAAGGTAGTTTATACATGGTGCTATTTGGCGTAGGTACTTTACCGTTGATGACCGCCGCTATTTATTTCAGTAACCTATTGAAAGGAGGCATTCGCCAGAATGTACAAAGGGCAATACCTGTTTTTGTCATCATTATTGGTGCTCTTTTTATTCTTAGAGGACTTGGTCTGGGTATTCCATATATATCCCCTGCCCCAATAACACAATTGGTAACTAGCGCTATAGAATGTCATAACTAA
- a CDS encoding vanadium-dependent haloperoxidase — MKRILILALTLFFISVESTIAQEIKEEPIGVDNVAYKWGKMALDATASDTEKFKPRPTITSRYLGLIFTSIFDAWSRYDENAIPVYLKDVDRRPLEERTLTNKEIAISYAAFGAMKEYYYSDTEMFREFMVELGLDPDNTSIDPTTPEGVGNLAAKTTIEARKNDGSNQYGEVDGSDGKPYFDYTNYSPVNSADESTDINRWQPKYFSDGKGGQYAPGCLTPYWQKVTPITMTSADQFRPGPPPMYGSEQLKEEVKEVVDLQANLSDEDKALVEFMRDGPQSVQQAGHWLKFAQDVSRRDNHTLDQDVKMYFLTEITAMDAFIASWDSKMFYDYARPYALVHEYYKDQTIKAWGGPGVGIVEMKGQEWRPYSPDIFLCPPFPSYTSGHSTISGGCAEVLRLFTGDEYFGESVELTPGTLTEIDSTFYGKPVTITFPTFTEAANMAGMSRVMGGYHIQADNVAGLQLGRDVAAQAWSFYNEHLGN; from the coding sequence ATGAAACGTATTTTAATATTAGCTTTGACGCTATTCTTTATTAGTGTTGAATCGACGATTGCCCAAGAAATAAAAGAAGAACCAATAGGTGTTGATAATGTTGCCTATAAATGGGGTAAAATGGCTTTGGACGCCACTGCATCAGATACCGAAAAATTTAAACCTAGACCAACAATTACTTCTCGTTATTTAGGATTGATTTTCACCTCCATTTTTGATGCATGGTCTAGGTACGATGAAAATGCCATACCTGTGTATTTGAAAGATGTTGATAGAAGACCGCTTGAAGAGCGGACACTTACAAATAAGGAAATTGCCATTAGCTACGCAGCTTTTGGCGCCATGAAAGAATACTATTATTCAGATACTGAAATGTTCAGAGAATTTATGGTAGAATTAGGGCTCGACCCTGATAACACTTCAATAGACCCAACCACGCCTGAAGGTGTTGGCAACTTAGCAGCCAAAACAACAATTGAAGCTCGTAAAAATGATGGTAGTAATCAATATGGTGAAGTAGATGGCTCTGACGGAAAACCGTATTTTGATTACACTAATTACAGTCCCGTAAATTCTGCGGATGAAAGCACTGATATTAACCGTTGGCAACCTAAATATTTCTCTGATGGTAAAGGAGGTCAATATGCCCCAGGGTGTCTTACTCCATATTGGCAAAAAGTAACTCCTATAACCATGACTTCTGCCGATCAGTTTAGACCGGGACCACCACCAATGTATGGCTCAGAGCAATTAAAAGAAGAAGTGAAAGAAGTTGTCGATTTGCAAGCCAACCTTTCTGATGAAGATAAAGCACTGGTAGAATTTATGCGTGACGGACCACAATCGGTACAACAAGCGGGACATTGGCTGAAATTCGCACAAGATGTTTCGCGTCGTGACAACCATACCCTAGACCAAGACGTAAAAATGTATTTCTTAACGGAAATCACCGCTATGGATGCTTTTATAGCATCATGGGATTCTAAAATGTTCTATGATTATGCCAGGCCTTATGCCTTGGTACATGAGTATTATAAAGACCAAACGATAAAAGCTTGGGGCGGACCCGGAGTAGGCATCGTAGAAATGAAAGGGCAAGAATGGAGACCGTACTCACCAGATATTTTCTTATGCCCGCCATTTCCTAGCTATACCTCTGGTCATAGCACCATAAGCGGTGGATGCGCAGAAGTATTAAGGCTTTTTACAGGTGATGAATATTTTGGCGAATCTGTAGAACTAACTCCCGGAACTTTAACTGAAATTGATTCTACGTTCTACGGAAAACCTGTAACCATAACCTTCCCAACATTTACAGAAGCCGCAAACATGGCAGGTATGTCTAGAGTTATGGGCGGTTATCATATTCAAGCAGATAATGTTGCCGGTTTACAACTAGGTAGAGACGTTGCGGCACAAGCCTGGTCATTTTACAACGAACATTTAGGCAATTAA
- a CDS encoding cytochrome c oxidase subunit IV: MFKFVKGYMETIDGVATYPMISLLIFFVFFTLLFWWVITASKSYIKEVSELPLEEDNQLNNEL, from the coding sequence ATGTTCAAATTTGTAAAAGGTTACATGGAAACTATTGATGGCGTAGCAACCTACCCCATGATATCATTACTGATCTTCTTTGTGTTTTTCACATTGTTATTCTGGTGGGTCATTACCGCATCAAAATCATACATCAAAGAAGTAAGCGAATTGCCTTTAGAAGAAGATAACCAACTAAACAACGAATTATGA
- a CDS encoding DUF983 domain-containing protein yields MLFQGSKLYSILFLKCPRCHKGEFFEANPYKLSNFNKVKERCPKCDLKYSIEPSFYTGSMYVSYGVGIAVAVAAYVLTLIFGLELSIVALFVVIVTALVLAMPWIAAVSKSIWANMFFKFDKEIAQKIN; encoded by the coding sequence ATGTTATTTCAAGGTTCTAAATTATATAGTATTCTTTTTTTAAAATGCCCAAGATGCCATAAAGGTGAGTTCTTTGAAGCCAATCCTTATAAATTAAGTAACTTTAATAAGGTTAAGGAACGTTGCCCAAAGTGCGATTTAAAGTATAGCATTGAACCCAGTTTTTATACAGGATCCATGTATGTTTCGTATGGTGTTGGTATTGCGGTTGCAGTTGCAGCATATGTTTTGACCTTGATTTTTGGTTTGGAGCTTTCAATAGTCGCATTATTTGTAGTGATAGTTACCGCTTTGGTATTAGCAATGCCTTGGATTGCTGCAGTTTCTAAATCTATTTGGGCGAATATGTTTTTTAAATTTGATAAAGAAATAGCACAGAAAATTAATTAG
- the ccoG gene encoding cytochrome c oxidase accessory protein CcoG, producing the protein MSQDQDNFRDSIGTIKEDGKRAWVFPKKPSGKLYEYRKYVSYVLLVFLIASPFIKINGNQFLMFNVLERRFNIFGFPFYPQDFHLFVISMIIGVVFIALFTVAFGRIFCGWMCPQTIFMEMVFRRIEYWIDGDRGAQMRLDRQEWNAEKIRKRVLKWFIFFIISFIIANVFLAYLIGSDRLIQYITDGPLQHVSTMVSLLIFTAVFYFVFAWFREQVCIIACPYGRMQGVLLDNKSIVVAYDHKRGEAENGRKKWRKNEDREAMGHGDCIDCFQCVNVCPTGIDIRNGTQLECVNCTACIDECDTIMEKVNLPKGLIRYASEDEITKKEKFKFTPRLKGYTAVLVILTGVLVGMMFLRNDLEANILRLPGQLYEHKDGNIISNVYTYKLLNKTTKTVEDVHFELISPKGEIKLVRHENFDVQPEALAEGTLFIEINASALSGDKNNLKIGVYSNDKLIETTTARFLAPRSYK; encoded by the coding sequence ATGTCACAAGACCAAGATAATTTTAGAGATTCCATCGGTACCATCAAAGAAGATGGTAAGCGTGCCTGGGTATTTCCAAAAAAACCAAGTGGCAAACTTTACGAGTACCGTAAGTATGTAAGCTACGTACTTCTTGTTTTCTTGATTGCATCTCCTTTTATAAAGATAAATGGCAACCAGTTCTTAATGTTCAATGTGCTGGAAAGACGTTTTAATATTTTCGGATTCCCTTTTTATCCGCAAGATTTTCATCTCTTTGTTATCTCCATGATTATTGGGGTGGTTTTCATTGCATTGTTTACAGTGGCTTTTGGACGTATTTTCTGCGGATGGATGTGTCCTCAAACTATTTTCATGGAAATGGTTTTCCGTAGGATAGAATATTGGATAGATGGTGACCGCGGTGCTCAAATGCGTTTGGACAGGCAAGAATGGAATGCTGAAAAGATCAGAAAACGTGTATTGAAATGGTTCATCTTTTTTATCATTTCATTCATAATCGCAAATGTTTTTCTAGCCTATTTAATTGGCAGTGACCGGTTGATACAATACATCACCGACGGACCATTACAGCACGTAAGCACTATGGTATCGCTGCTTATATTTACAGCGGTATTCTATTTTGTTTTTGCTTGGTTTAGAGAGCAGGTCTGTATCATTGCCTGCCCCTACGGTCGTATGCAAGGGGTTTTATTAGACAATAAATCTATTGTTGTTGCCTATGACCATAAACGTGGTGAGGCTGAAAACGGCAGAAAAAAATGGCGTAAAAATGAGGACCGCGAAGCAATGGGACATGGAGACTGTATCGACTGTTTTCAATGTGTAAACGTTTGCCCTACAGGTATAGATATTAGAAACGGAACACAGTTGGAATGTGTTAACTGTACAGCATGTATCGATGAGTGCGATACCATCATGGAAAAAGTGAATCTGCCTAAAGGCTTGATCCGCTATGCCAGTGAAGACGAAATAACAAAGAAGGAAAAATTCAAGTTTACGCCACGTTTAAAAGGGTATACCGCTGTACTTGTTATTTTAACGGGTGTGCTTGTTGGTATGATGTTCTTAAGAAATGATCTGGAAGCTAATATTTTAAGGTTACCTGGTCAACTTTACGAACACAAGGATGGCAATATTATTAGTAATGTCTATACCTATAAATTATTGAACAAAACAACGAAGACGGTTGAAGACGTTCATTTTGAATTGATTTCTCCTAAAGGGGAAATTAAACTGGTTAGACATGAGAATTTTGATGTTCAACCAGAAGCGCTGGCAGAAGGTACTTTGTTCATAGAAATTAATGCATCTGCCTTAAGTGGCGATAAGAACAACCTCAAAATTGGGGTGTATAGTAATGATAAATTAATTGAGACCACTACGGCTCGCTTTTTAGCACCACGTAGTTATAAATAA
- a CDS encoding sulfite exporter TauE/SafE family protein, with protein sequence MEVLQIFGYLSALIIGISLGLIGGGGSILAVPVLAYLFSINEKAATAYSLFIVGASAIVGGWQQHLKGYVDWRTAIVFGIPAIIGVTLVRYYVVPAMPDVLLQIKHFQFTRRMAMFGLFAILMIPAAYAMLKKEKSTANTGVVAYNYPLILLEGLLVGSITGLIGAGGGFLIIPALVILANVEMKIAVGTSLIIIAIKSLIGFFLGDAMTMVIDWKFLAIFTSLSFVGIFIGSYLSNFIDGKKLKKGFGYFILVMAAFIFYMEFF encoded by the coding sequence ATGGAAGTTTTGCAAATTTTTGGATACCTAAGCGCTTTAATAATAGGTATATCATTAGGTCTCATTGGTGGTGGTGGCTCCATTCTTGCCGTGCCCGTTTTAGCCTATCTTTTTTCTATTAACGAAAAAGCTGCTACGGCCTATTCGCTTTTTATAGTGGGTGCAAGTGCAATAGTTGGTGGTTGGCAACAGCATTTAAAAGGGTATGTAGATTGGCGTACAGCTATCGTTTTTGGTATTCCTGCTATTATTGGTGTTACCCTGGTAAGATACTATGTGGTCCCTGCAATGCCCGATGTTTTATTACAAATTAAACACTTTCAATTTACACGTAGAATGGCAATGTTCGGTCTCTTCGCCATTTTAATGATTCCAGCGGCATACGCTATGCTTAAGAAAGAAAAGAGTACTGCGAATACCGGAGTGGTTGCTTATAACTACCCTTTAATTTTATTGGAAGGATTATTAGTTGGCAGCATAACCGGACTAATCGGTGCAGGAGGCGGATTCTTAATTATCCCAGCACTGGTTATTTTGGCAAATGTTGAAATGAAAATTGCCGTAGGTACTTCTCTAATCATTATTGCCATTAAATCTTTAATCGGTTTCTTTTTGGGCGATGCTATGACCATGGTTATAGATTGGAAATTTTTAGCCATTTTCACTAGTCTTTCTTTCGTAGGTATTTTCATTGGTAGCTATCTCAGTAATTTCATTGATGGTAAAAAGCTAAAAAAAGGTTTCGGGTATTTTATTCTGGTTATGGCCGCCTTTATTTTTTATATGGAATTCTTTTAA
- a CDS encoding FixH family protein, with protein sequence MKINWGTGIVIAIVAFISFIMFFVVKMTTSHDANHDLVTEEYYKAELGYQKEIDAERNASFATTQIELKESPEGLLVIFPAGYDDTNIKGIVSLYRPSNKNLDFNLPIRLSDSQLLIPDNQLLDGRWDIKIFWEHEGKEFLHKESITL encoded by the coding sequence ATGAAAATTAATTGGGGTACCGGTATTGTAATTGCTATAGTCGCATTCATTAGCTTTATTATGTTCTTCGTGGTTAAAATGACCACGAGTCATGATGCTAACCACGATTTGGTTACCGAGGAATATTATAAAGCTGAACTTGGTTATCAAAAGGAAATAGATGCCGAAAGAAACGCCAGTTTCGCAACTACACAAATAGAATTAAAAGAATCGCCAGAGGGTTTACTCGTTATTTTCCCTGCTGGTTATGATGATACCAATATAAAAGGTATCGTATCCCTTTACAGACCATCTAACAAGAATCTGGATTTTAACTTGCCCATTCGTTTGTCCGATTCACAATTGCTCATACCTGACAATCAATTGTTAGATGGTCGCTGGGATATAAAAATCTTCTGGGAACACGAAGGAAAAGAATTTTTACATAAAGAAAGTATAACCCTTTAA